One Hordeum vulgare subsp. vulgare chromosome 4H, MorexV3_pseudomolecules_assembly, whole genome shotgun sequence DNA window includes the following coding sequences:
- the LOC123450950 gene encoding 3-ketoacyl-CoA synthase 6-like gives MLRPRAVYLVDYAGFRTPSNCRVPFATFLEHARQLPEFNERSIRFMTRLLERSGLGNETCLPPTHHYMGTHKYCTVDAARAEFELVAFSAVDDLLVKTGIAPDAIDILIVNCSLFCPTPSLVDMIINRYKLRSDIRGMHLAGMGCSAGMISVELARNLLQVAPQGAHALVVSTETVTPNYYFGTERAMLLPNCLFRIGGAAALLSTSPAKARFRLNHVVRTLTGADDSSYRCVFQEEDGDGHRGINLSKDLMNIAGNALNANITAMGPLVLPAMEQLMFAFSFVARKVISRRVKPYIPDFRTAFEHFCIHAGGRAVIDELQKGLSLSDEQVEASRMALHRFGNTSSSSLWYELAYIEAKGRMRRGDRVWTIGFGSGFKCNSAAWECIQPARNAHGPWATSIHTYPVDVPDVLKH, from the coding sequence ATGCTGCGTCCGCGCGCGGTGTACCTCGTCGACTACGCCGGCTTCCGCACCCCGTCTAACTGCCGGGTACCCTTCGCGACTTTTCTCGAGCACGCCAGACAACTGCCCGAGTTCAACGAGCGCAGCATCCGGTTCATGACGCGGTTGCTGGAGCGCTCAGGGCTCGGCAACGAGACTTGCCTGCCCCCGACGCACCACTACATGGGGACGCACAAATATTGCACGGTTGACGCCGCCCGCGCCGAGTTCGAGCTCGTGGCCTTCTCGGCCGTCGACGACCTGCTCGTCAAGACCGGCATCGCCCCCGACGCCATCGACATACTCATCGTCAACTGCAGCTTGTTCTGTCCCACGCCCTCCTTGGTGGACATGATCATAAACAGGTACAAGCTGCGGAGCGACATTCGTGGCATGCACCTCGCCGGTATGGGATGCAGCGCGGGGATGATCTCCGTGGAGCTGGCGAGGAACCTCCTGCAGGTCGCCCCCCAGGGCGCGCACGCGCTCGTCGTCTCCACGGAGACCGTCACGCCAAACTACTACTTCGGGACCGAGCGCGCAATGCTCCTGCCCAATTGCCTCTTCCGCATAGGCGGCGCGGCCGCGCTGCTATCGACGTCCCCGGCGAAGGCCCGATTCCGCCTAAATCACGTCGTACGCACGCTCACCGGTGCGGACGACAGTTCGTACCGGTGTGTGTTCCAGGAGGAGGACGGAGATGGCCATCGGGGGATCAACCTCAGCAAGGACCTGATGAACATCGCCGGCAACGCCCTCAACGCCAACATCACCGCAATGGGGCCGCTCGTCCTGCCGGCCATGGAGCAGCTAATGTTCGCCTTCTCCTTCGTCGCACGGAAGGTGATCAGCAGGAGAGTGAAGCCGTACATCCCCGACTTCCGCACGGCGTTTGAGCACTTCTGCATCCACGCCGGCGGCCGTGCCGTCATCGACGAGCTGCAGAAGGGCCTTAGCCTTTCCGACGAGCAGGTGGAGGCATCGCGGATGGCGCTGCACCGGTTCGGAAACACGTCGAGTAGCTCGCTGTGGTACGAGTTGGCCTACATCGAGGCCAAGGGCCGCATGCGCAGGGGCGACCGCGTGTGGACGATTGGCTTCGGTTCCGGGTTCAAGTGCAATAGTGCGGCGTGGGAGTGCATCCAGCCTGCGCGCAACGCCCATGGGCCGTGGGCAACGTCCATCCACACATATCCGGTGGATGTTCCCGATGTTCTCAAGCATTAA
- the LOC123450949 gene encoding 3-ketoacyl-CoA synthase 5-like, whose protein sequence is MGISPHTKHFLSTVIVHLACTAILQMAAELCFPMELLGWSQAFQPIHRLLLIGLLPALYLAMTKRRPHTAYLVDYACFKGSPTCRVPMSTFIEHMNLTPFVEGRSIRFMTRVLERSGIGDESNLPPSVSYIPVYRSLEEARAEAELVVFSAIDDLFAKTGVTPDTVGILVVNCSIFAPVPCISDMIVGRYNLRDDIRAVNLSGMGCSAGVTAVALATRLLQATWPQHGAHYALVVSTETLTSNYYVGKERPMQLSNVLFRIGGAAVLLSTSKEKARFRLTHLVRTITGAASDAAYSCIFQDEDAEGELGMNLSKDLPTVAADALKANITAMGPLVLPLTEQLRFAVLAVMSSISRKLPINGRQVLRPSVPDFRKAFDHFCIHTGGPTAIDGVQRVLGLSDQHVEPPRMTLHRFGNTSSSSVWYELAYVEAKGRMSKADRIWMIGFGSGFECVSAAWECIRPAEQTDKAWAECIRRYPVGAHYRARLAETIEC, encoded by the coding sequence ATGGGCATATCACCTCACACGAAGCACTTTCTCTCCACGGTAATCGTGCATCTTGCATGCACCGCCATCCTCCAGATGGCAGCGGAGCTCTGTTTTCCCATGGAACTCCTGGGCTGGTCTCAAGCTTTCCAACCCATCCACCGCCTTCTCCTCATTGGTCTCCTTCCCGCCCTGTACCTGGCCATGACAAAGCGGCGTCCCCATACGGCATACCTCGTAGACTATGCTTGCTTCAAGGGTAGTCCCACTTGTCGCGTGCCGATGTCCACCTTCATTGAGCATATGAATCTGACGCCGTTCGTGGAAGGTCGCAGCATCCGGTTCATGACGCGCGTACTCGAGCGCAGTGGCATCGGCGACGAGTCCAACCTGCCCCCCTCTGTCAGCTACATCCCTGTTTACCGAAGCTTGGAAGAAGCGCGTGCTGAGGCAGAGCTGGTCGTGTTCTCTGCCATCGACGACCTGTTCGCCAAGACCGGCGTCACCCCTGACACCGTCGGCATACTCGTCGTCAACTGCAGTATCTTCGCCCCGGTGCCGTGCATCAGCGACATGATCGTTGGCAGATACAATCTCCGTGATGACATCCGCGCTGTAAACCTGTCAGGCATGGGGTGTAGCGCGGGCGTGACAGCGGTGGCGCTGGCGACCAGACTACTGCAGGCGACGTGGCCTCAGCATGGTGCGCACTACGCTCTGGTGGTGTCCACGGAAACGCTCACCTCCAACTACTACGTGGGGAAGGAGCGGCCCATGCAGCTTTCCAACGTCCTATTCCGCATCGGTGGCGCCGCTGTGCTCCTCTCGACATCCAAGGAGAAGGCGCGATTCCGTCTCACGCACCTCGTGCGAACCATCACCGGCGCCGCAAGCGATGCCGCCTACTCGTGCATCTTCCAAGACGAGGACGCCGAGGGAGAATTAGGGATGAACCTGTCCAAGGACCTCCCGACCGTCGCCGCCGACGCGCTGAAGGCCAACATAACGGCCATGGGGCCCCTCGTCCTGCCGCTCACCGAGCAGCTGCGTTTTGCAGTGCTTGCGGTAATGTCTTCCATATCGAGGAAGCTGCCGATCAACGGCAGGCAGGTCTTGAGGCCCTCCGTCCCGGATTTCCGCAAGGCGTTCGACCACTTCTGCATCCACACGGGGGGTCCGACGGCGATCGACGGCGTCCAACGTGTCCTCGGGTTATCCGACCAACACGTCGAGCCGCCGCGCATGACCCTTCACCGGTTCGGGAACACGTCAAGCAGTTCGGTGTGGTACGAGCTGGCGTACGTGGAGGCCAAGGGTCGGATGTCCAAGGCTGATCGCATCTGGATGATTGGGTTCGGTTCCGGGTTCGAGTGCGTCAGCGCTGCCTGGGAGTGCATCCGGCCGGCGGAGCAGACTGACAAAGCATGGGCTGAATGCATACGTCGATACCCCGTCGGTGCGCATTACCGTGCCCGTCTGGCAGAGACCATCGAATGCTAG